The Lycium ferocissimum isolate CSIRO_LF1 chromosome 10, AGI_CSIRO_Lferr_CH_V1, whole genome shotgun sequence genome window below encodes:
- the LOC132034624 gene encoding putative RING-H2 finger protein ATL61, with translation MMQSPTNLDDKGSKYELVQIPLFITGGVFIFFVIAYFLYACFTRDQDQTRDDTVDGSEATPPLSTQVSSDGIEDVDHYSPVSVTSFPLEQFSGAESCTICLEAFKIGEDVRVVPSCSHHFHDHCIRGWTEKGNQSCPKCRRLYGDIEDGSTEI, from the coding sequence ATGATGCAATCCCCTACCAATCTAGATGATAAAGGCTCCAAATATGAGCTGGTACAGATTCCATTATTTATCACCGGGGGAGtctttatcttttttgtcaTCGCGTATTTCCTATACGCGTGCTTTACACGTGATCAGGATCAAACACGAGATGACACTGTTGATGGTTCTGAGGCAACACCTCCTCTATCAACCCAAGTGTCAAGTGACGGCATTGAAGACGTTGACCACTACAGTCCGGTCAGCGTTACCTCATTCCCCCTCGAACAATTTTCTGGGGCGGAGAGTTGTACGATATGCCTGGAAGCTTTCAAGATTGGAGAAGACGTTCGAGTTGTTCCCTCGTGCAGTCATCATTTTCATGATCACTGCATCCGAGGCTGGACGGAAAAGGGGAACCAGTCATGTCCTAAATGTCGTCGGCTCTATGGAGATATAGAAGACGGCTCTACGGAGATATAG